The sequence CGCTGAAGAAGCCGTTGTCGCAGTCACGCGTGACGATCATCACCACCGCTGCGCCGTTCGATCCCGCCAAGGGCGACCAGGGACCGGGCGCGGCGTATAATGGAGCTGCGAAATTCTACCAAGTCTATGACGGCGACACGTCGAAGTCGCACGACCTGCGCATCTCGCATATCGGCTACGACCGCAAGCACACCGCGGCGACCGACAACGGCACCTGGTTTCCGCTGCCACAACTGCTGAAAGCGAGCGCTGCGGGGCGAATCGGCGAGGTCGCCCCGCGCTTCTTCGGCGCGCCGACCAACCGCAGCCATCGGGTCACGCTCGACACCGACGCGCCGGAGATCCTGGCGCGCTGCCTGGCCGACAAGGTCGACGTCGCCGTGCTGGTGCCGAACTGCCCGGTCTGTCATCAGACCACGGCGCTGGTGGCACGGCATCTGGAACGAAATGGCATCGCCACCGTGATCATGGGCTGCGCCAAGGACATCATCGAGCACGCGGCGGTGCCGCGCTTCCTGTTCTCGGACTTCCCGCTCGGCAATTCCGCCGGCAAGCCGCACGACATCGCCTCGCAGGCGCAGACGCTCGAGCTGGCCTTGAAACTGCTGGAGAGCGCGAGCGGCCCGCAGACGACGATGCAGTCGCCGCTGCGCTGGAGCGAGGACGCGTCCTGGAAGCTCGACTACAACAACGTCGCGCAACTCTCGCCCGAGGAACTGGCGCGCCGCCGCTCAGAATTCGACAAGCAGAAGGAGATCGCGCGCGGCAACCGCGCCGCCTGACGTCGTCCAACAATCAGAACAAGCTGGGAGAGCGACGTGACGCGACCTTTCGAGGGCGTGAAGATCCTGGACTTCACGCAAGTGCTGGCCGGCCCCTATGCGAGCTACCAGCTCGCGCTGCTGGGGGCCGACGTCATCAAGGTCGAGCGGCGCGAGGGCGAGGACATGCGCCGCACGCCGCTCTCACGCGAATGGGCCGAGCGCGGCCTCGCGCCGGCATTCCAGGCCGTCAACGGCAACAAGCGCAGCCTGACGCTGGATTTGCAGAAGCCCGAGGCGATCGCGATCGTGAAGAAGCTCGCGGCGCAGGTTGACGTCGTCATGGAGAATTTCCGCCCCGGCGTGATGGACAAGCTCGGCATCGGCTATGAGGCGCTCTCCGCGATCAATCCAAAGCTGATCTATTGCGCGGTCTCAGGCTTCGGCCAGACCGGACGCGACCGCCTGCGGCCCGGCTATGACGGCAAGATGCAGGCGCTGTCGGGCATCATGGCGATCACCGGCCATCCCGAGACCGGGCCGACGCGCGCCGGCTTTGCGGTATGCGACGTGCTCTCGGGCGCGACGGCCGCCTTCGGCGTGTCGAGCGCGTTGTACCAGCGCGACCGCACCGGCAAGGGCCAGCTGATCGACGTCTCCATGCTGGAGGCGACGCTGGCGTTCCTTTCGGGCCAGATCGCGGATTGGTCGGTCGCCGGCCATCGCCAGCAATTGTCAGGCAACCAGGCGGTGAGCCGCAGGACCACGGCGAATTTGTTCAAGTGCGGCGACGGCCACATCCTGCTCGCCGTCAACAACGAGAAGCAATACCGCGCGCTGATGTCGACGCTCGGCCGCGAGGACACGCTGACCGATCCACGCTTCGCCGACTGGTTCTCCCGCAACGAGAACGAGCCGGCGCTACGCGCCATCATCGAGGAGGCGCTGGCGGCAAAACCGGCGCGCGAATGGGAGACGATCCTAGAAGACGCCGGCGCGCCCTGCGCCAGCATCTGGAAGGTCGAGGAGGTGATCGACCATCCGCAGATTGCCGCGCGAGGTGCCATTCAAGAGCTGGATACGCCCTACGGCCGGCTGCGCTTCGCCGGCAGCGGATTCAAGCTCGCCCATGGCGGCGGCAGACTGGACCGCATGGCGCCGGAGCTCGGGGCGGATACGGATGCGGTGCTGGGCGAGCTGGGGCTCGATGCTGCGGAGATCGCGGAGCTGAGGGCGAGGGAGATTGTGTAAAACTCCGCCGCCGTAGGGTGGGCAAAGGCGCAACGCGCCGTGCCCATCATCTCACGATGTGCTGGGCGCGCGATGGTGGGCACGCTTCGCTTTGCCCACCCTACGGCACCAGTGATCAAAACAACGACCCCTGCCCATCATCCGCCGAGTTCGCCGCAACCTTCCGCACCACCTTCTTCGGCTTGGCCGCCTCGGCCTCCGCCTCCATCTCCTCCGCACTGATCGGCAACACCAGCTGCTCGTCGTCATTGGCGACGCGGTTGACGCGGGTGGAGACCGGGTGCCAGGCGAACTCGCCGATGCGCGGGGCGGTCAGCAGCGGCAGGATGGCATCGACCTCGTCGCCGCGACTGTCGAGCCAGCGTTCGAAATCGCGCGGGCTGATGGTGACGGGAACGCGGTCATGCAGCGCGGCGAGATCCTCGCCCGCCGCCGCCGTGACGATCGCGACCGTGTCGAGCTCCTCGCCGTTCGGCCCCATCCAGGTCTCGAACACCGCGGCGAAACCGATCGGCGCGCCGTCGGCGCGGTGAATGAAGAACGGCTGCTTGCGGCCGCCCTCCGTCTTCCATTCGTAATAGCCGTCCGCGGGGATCAGCCCGCGCCGCCGTCGGATCGCCTTCTTGAAGGCAGGCTTCTCTAGAATTGTCTCGGAGCGGGCGTTGATGAGGAGCGTGAACCCGCGGGGATCCTTGACCCAGGTCGGCAACAGGCCCCAGCGCATCAGGCGGAAATGCCGCGCGCTGTTCTCGATCCATACGACCGGAATCGGTTGTGTCGGGGCGACATTGTACCGGGGCGGGAAGTTGGGCTGCTCGACATAGCCGAACAGTTGCCGCAAAGCCGCGGGGGCCGAAGTTATGACGAAGCGTCCACACATCCCAAACCGTCTATATCAGGCCGTCTATATAGGGTCCGTTCAGGTCCTTTTAACCCCGAACGTTAACACTGCGGCCGATGAGCTCAATGGCCTCCCAACCCGCGCGGACGCATGTACAGACGGGCCCCGAGGCGGCCGCCTGGGCCGAACGGCTGCGCGTGGCCAATATCAACCCGCGGACCGGGCTTGCCACCGACTATCTCAATCATTTCAATGAAGCGGTGATGCTGCTGGAAATGGTCCCTGACATGCCGGAATGTGCGGAAGACTTTTTGACCTGGTCGCCGCTGTCCTATGCCGAGCATTTCACGGCGTCGAATTTCAAGGCCCGGGATCTGGCCATCGAAGCCTATGAGAAGGCCGATCCCAGCGTGCGCGCGCAGTTCGATCATATCACGGACACCATGACCTCGATCCTGACCGCGGTCGGCTCGGCCATGCGCGAGGTCGAGAAGGACACGACGCGCGTGCGGCTCGCCGAGCAGGCCACGGCCTGGGTCAAGCCGCTGATCGCGGCCTGCGGCGGCATCATCAATGGCGGCGCGGAGGCCGACATCGACACCATCATGGCGAACTGAGCCGTGGTATCGGCAGTTCAGCCATCCCATCCCCAGATCGCAGTCAGTGCCGCGATTTTCCGCGACGGCAAGGTGCTGCTGACCCGCCGCGCCCGCTCGCCCGCCAAAGGGTTCTATTCGCTGCCCGGGGGCCGGGTCGAATTCGGCGAATCGCTGCACCAGGCCCTGCTGCGTGAAGTGGACGAGGAAACCGGGCTTGCCATCGACATCGTCGGCCTTGCCGGCTGGCGCGAGGTGCTGCCGGCTTCGGCCGGTGCTGGCCATTATCTGATCATGTCCTTTGCCGCCCGCTGGGTGGCCAAGGAGCCGGCTCTGAACGACGAGCTCGACGACTACCGCTGGATCGCCCCGGATGCCCTGGCGGGCCTCGGCGACCTCAAGCTGACCGGAGGACTGGAGGAGGTCATCCAGTCCGCTGCGCGTCTGATCGGACCCTGACGCCCCGCCTTGCGTCCACCGCCCCAAGGGGGCATACAGCCGCCGATGTTCACGCGATTTCTGGCCATTTTTGCCCTGATTCTCGCCTGCGCCTGCGTGCCTGCCCGGGCCCAGGGCGTGGCGGCGCCGTTTGACGGCGACCTGCAGCGGCTGGCCGAGATCCTCGGCGGGCTGCATTATCTGCGCGGCATCTGCGGGTCCAACGAGGGCAACAAATGGCGCAACGAGATGCAGGCGCTGATCGATGCCGAAACACCCTCGGGCGAGCGCCGCTCCCGCATGATCGCCGGTTTCAACCGCGGCTATAACGGCTTTCAGCAGACCTACCGGAGCTGCACGCCGGCGGCGACGGTCGCGATCCGCCGCTATATCGAGGAAGGCTCGAAGATCTCGCGGGATCTGACGGCGCGCTACGCGAACTGAGCTCATCTCTTCCGGCCGCGGGCAGACGCTGCTTCGCACGCTCCTCACCATGAGGGTTGGGCTGTGGCGCGTGCGGCTGGCACCCTGTCATCGACTTTGTTCACAGCCGTTAACCGTTCTTAAAGATGTGGCCTAGCGGTCGTTAACGCCCGTGCTACACCTCTCGCACAGCGCATCGCCGTGGATCGCGCCCCAGCCCTGACCGAGTTTCATGAGCCAGCCGATTTCCTACGCCCCCGCCCGCGCGCCACTGCCCGATCACGAGCAGAAACAGGCCGCACTGAGCTATCTCAACGAAGCCTGGGCCGAAGCGCGCCATGACGGCGTCGATGGCGACTGCCTGGCGCAGGCGAGCCTGTTCGCGGCCTTTGCCGAGTTGGTCGGAACGTATGGCGAGGACGCGGTGGCGAAATTCGTCGAGGGCTTTCCCGGCCGCATCCGCAACGGCGAATTCTCGGTCAGCCTCGCAAGGCAGTAGTAAGCCCTTCTCGAAAATGACCCCGCCACATGGGCGGGGCCAGTCTACGGATGAATGACTTTGCGAAAGGCGTCGCGAAGTCTGCCGCATTTATCGCACGGAAGCGATCGAACGCAGACGAGCATTAGTCTCGCGATGACCGGGACATGTTCCCGATGGAGCCGGGAACGCGCGCCCTCCTCTTCACGGCTCAACCTTGAGCGTCGCTTTCATGTTGGGATGATAGCGGCAGTAATACTCGACCATTCCGGCCTTCTTCAGAACTGATGTCGCCGACTTCTTCTCCGGCAGTGTCACGTCGAAATCGCCGTTCTTCGCCGTGGCGGTGTGCGCGAAGACGTCCTTGTTGATCCATGAGATGGTGTCGCCGACCTTCGCCGTTACCTCCGCCGGCGAGATCACGAGATTCTCCATCGTGATCTCGATAGTCGCGGCGTGCGCCGGGAGGGTCATCGACAGGAAGACGACCGCGAGCGCGGTCGCAGCGAGGCGTCCTGGTCTCATTTGCGCTCCCTATTTCAGCTCGGCCGCGACGTGCTCGGCGTGCTGCTGGTGGCCCTGGAATATTTTCAGGCCGGTCTGCAACAGGCTCTTCAGCTCGGCATTGCTGGCAGACGGAATGAGCTGGGTCTCCAGCGCGCCGTTGACCGCCTTGTGGTAGGCGATCTCATTCGCGACATAGGCCTTGTCGAAGGCCGCACCGTCCAGCTTGTCGAGCTCGGCCAGCTTGTCGCTCGCCTGCTTCGACAATGCCTTGCTGGTGTCGTTGTCTTCGGGCGTGACGTTCAGCTTCTTGACCAGCGCGAGCGCCTGCTTATTCACGGCCTCGTGGTCGCGCAGCATGTCCTCGGCAAATGCTTTCACGTCCTTGTTCTTGGCCTTCTTCTGCGCCTGCTTGGCCGCGTTGATGTCGATCACGCCCGCAGTGTAGGCGATGTGGGCAATCTGCGGATCGGTGGGCTTGTCGGCGGCGTTCGCGCCTCGAAGCAGCGCCGGGCTCGACAACAGAATTGCTGCGGCGATGGCCGCGCTCCATCGGGTAAACATGCTTGACACTCCTGTGCTGCCGGTCGGTTTGCCGGCGTTGCTTCACAGGCGTTGGATGGGATCTTCGCGTAAACGTTCCCGAAAATTTCAGCCGCCAATGCCGAGCCGCTTCAGCACTGACGCGGTCAGGCGCTCGCAGCGCCAGCCGGCGAACGGAAACGCATCCATCATCACCGGACCGATCTCCTTCTCGACATTCTCGCGCAGCATGGTGCGGGCGCGATGCAGCCGCGTCTTCACGGTCTCAGGCTTCACGCCGAGCAGATCGGCGGTCTCCTCGATGTTCATGCCCTCCATGACGCGCGCGACGAATACCATGCGGAAGACATCCGGCAGTTCGTCGATGGCGCGTTCGACGACGCGCTGGATTTCACGTTGGGCCATGGTCCTTTCCGGATCGCCTGCGGGAGAAACGGGAAACTTGATGATCTGTGCCTCGAGCGCAGCTTCGGACACCGAGTCGAACTCGACCTGAGGCTTTGCACTTCGCGCCCGGCCAAGCGCCTCGTTGATGGCAATTCGTGACAGCCAGGTCGACAATCCAGATTCGCCGCGGAAGCCATCGAGATGGGTAAAGGCGCGGACGTAGGTTTCCTGCACCACGTCCTCCGCCTCGCTGTCGCTGCGCAGGATTCCGCGCGCGAGTCGGTAGAGCCTGCGGTTGTTGGCCTGCATGATCTCGCGCAACGCCGCCTCGTCGCGGCTCCGGGCACGATCGATCAGCTCGGCTTCCGGTGTCCTGGCATCGGCGGACAGGCCGGCTACGGTCCGTTGCATGGGCGATCACCTGTTTCCCTTCATCCAGACATTGGATGCGAGCCCAGGGGAAAGGTTCCCGACTTTCTTGCGCTCTCCTGGCGGGTCCCCTTAGTCCGCCTCGATCGGCAGCGCGGGATCCCTCGCCCACTCGCCCATTGAGGCATCGTAGAGCGTCAGCCTGTCGTAGCCGAGTTGCGTCAGTAGCAGCAGATCGATCGTGGCCGAGATACCGCCGCCGCAATAGAGGATAACATTCTTATCCCGCGTGACGCCCTGGGCCGCGAATTTCGCCGCGGCATCCGCAAGCGTCGTCAGCGTCTTGTCGGCATTGGTGAGCGTCGCGGCGGGAACGTTGATACTGCCGGGAACGCGGCCGGGCCGGCCGTAGCGGCTCGGCTCGAGACCCTGATGAAACTGCGGACCGAGCGCGTTGACGATGACGGTCGCGGGATCGCCGATCCGCGCCTTCACGATGTTCTTGTCGACGAAGAAGCCTGGGCGCGGTGTGGCCTTGAATGTCGTCGCCGGATATCCCTTCGGCGCGCCCGTCTCGACCGGCCGCCCCTCCGCCTTCCATTTGTCGAAACCGCCATCGAGCACACGCGCATCGACGCCGAGCGAGCGCAGCATCCACCAGAACCGCGTCGACCACATCATCGTGCCGATGCTGTAGAGCACGATGATCTTGCCCGCATCGAGACCGTGGCGGCCGAAGGCGGCCTCGAGCTGAGCCACATCGGGCATCATGAAGAACTGCTCTGCCGAGGTGTCGGAGAACTCGCCTTGCAGATCGAGGAAATCGGCGCCGGGGACGTGGCCCGCGGCGAACGTCTTGTCGCCCGGCACCGCGCGATAGGGCACGTCGCTGCCCGGCGGCACCGGCTCGTTGTAGGTCGTGCAGTCGTAGAGGCGCAGATTGGGATCGCCGAGGATGGCGGCGAGCTGCTCGGTGGTGATCAGGGGTGATGGCATGGTCATGCTTTCTCCCAATTATAGCTCACGCATCGTGGGAACGCTGTCATTGCCCGCGAAGGCGGGCAATCCAGTATCCCAGCGGCCGCAGTGATGTGTACCAGCTATTGCCCTAGCGTACTGGATGCCCCGGTCAAGCCGGGGCATGACGGCGGAATACGAAGCTCGACCTCGCGCTTCACTGCTTCAACGTCTCCAGAAAGCGCACCGGCTCGCCTTGCGAGGGCGTCACCAGCTCGCCCTGCCACATCACGCGGCGGCCGCGGATGAAGGTGCCGACGGGCCAGCCCGTCACGCGCACGCCGTCATAGGGCGTCCAGCCGGCCTTGGACGCCACCCATTTGTTGGTGATGGTCTCGCTGCGCTTGAGGTCGACGATGGTGAAGTCGGCATCGTAGCCGGCGGCGATACGGCCCTTGCAGGCCATGTTGTAAAGACGCGCGGGGCCGGCACTGGTGAGATCGACGAACCTTGCCAGCGATAGCCGGCCGGCGTTGACGTGATCGAGCATGACAGGCACCAGCGTCTGCACGCCGGTCATGCCCGAGGGCGAGGCCGGATAGGTCTTCGACTTCTCTTCAAGCGTATGCGGCGCATGATCCGAGCCGAGCACGTCGATGATGCCCTGCTCGATACCGCGCCAGATGCCGGCGCGATGATCTGCGCCGCGCACCGGCGGGTTCATCTGCGCCAGCGTGCCGAGCCGCTCGTAGCATTCGGGCGCGACCAGCGTGAGATGATGCGGCGTCGCCTCGCAGGAGGCGACGTCCTTGTGATCGCGCAGGAACTCGATCTCCTCCTTGGTGGATACGTGCAGCACGTGGATGCGCTTCCCCGTCTCATGCGCCAGCTTCACCAGCCGCTGCGTCGCCATCAGTGCCGCGGTCTCGTCGCGCCAGACCGGATGCGAGCGCGCATCGCCCTCGATGCGCAGCGATTTACGGTCGTTGAGGCGATACTCGTCCTCAGCATGGAAGGCGGCGCGGCGGCGGATCACCTGGAAGATGCGGCGTAGGCTTTCGTCGTCCTCGACCAGCAGCGCGCCGGTCGAGGAGCCGATGAAAACCTTGACGCCGGCGCAGCCCGGCGCCCGTTCGAGCACCGGCAAATCCTGCACGTTCTCGCGGGTGCCGCCGATGAAGAAGGCGAAATCGCAATGCATGCGGTGATGGGCACGCTTCACCTTGTCGGTGAAGGTGGTCTCGGTCACCGTCAATGGAGACGTGTTCGGCATCTCGAACACGGCGGTGACGCCGCCCATGACGGCGCTGCGCGAGCCGGTCTCGAGGTCTTCCTTCTGCTCCAGCCCGGGCTCGCGGAAATGCACCTGCGTGTCCATCACGCCGGGCAGGATGTGGAGGCCCTTGCAGTCGACCACCTCGGCAGCTGAGCCTTGCGACAGCGGACCCAGCTCGGCAATGTGACCATTGCTGATGCCGATATCGCGAACACCCTCGCCGTCCTGGTTGACCACGGTGCCGCCTTTGAGGATCACGTCGAAACGCTGGGTCATGGCAAAGGGCCTCTCTCATCCCCAAGCGCAGGGCTCGAGGTCTTGTCGTTTTTGCCTTGCGGGCTTACGTTCCGGAGCAACATGTCGCAAGAGATTTTCGCATGAAATCAGCGTTTCTTCCCGACCGGGGCGTGGTCAAGGTCGCGGGCGAGGATGCGCGCAACTTCCTCAACGGCCTCATCACGACCGACCTCGACAGGCTCAAGCCGGGCCTGGGCCGATTCGGTGCGTTACTGACGCCGCAGGGCAAGATCGTCGTGGATTTCCTGATCACGGAGGTGCCCGCCGGCCATGGCGGCGGGTTCCTGATCGACTGCCCGAAAGCGTTGGCGGAAACATTCGCCACCAAGCTGAAATTCTACAAGCTGCGCGCCAAGGTCACGGTGGAAAACCTGTCGGACAGTCTCGGCGTGCTCGCAGCCTGGGGTGGCCCACTCGCGGCGCAGCCGGACCTTGCCTTTGCCGATCCGCGCAATGGCGAGCTCGGCTATCGCATCCTGATCCCCGAGGATCTCGGGCAGAAGCTGTCCGACCTGATCGGCGCAGAGCTCGTCGAGGCCACCGAGTACGAGTCCCACCGCATCGCGCTCGGCGTTCCCCGCGGCGGGCTGGACTTCATGTACGGCGACGCGTTCCCGCACGAAACCAATATGGACCGGCTCGCCGGCGTCGATTTCGACAAGGGTTGCTATGTCGGCCAAGAGGTCGTCTCGCGCATGCAGCATCGCGGCACCGCGCGCACCCGCAGCGTCAAGGTGCTGCTTGACGGTCCCTCGCCCGAGGCCGGAGCAACCATTCTCGCCGGCGACAAGCAAGTCGGCACCATCGGCTCGACGGCGGGCGGCAAAGGCATCGCGCTGGTGCGCATCGACCGCGTTGCGGACGCTCTCGACGCCGGCCAGCCGCTCACCGCCGGCGGCCTCGAACTGACGCTCGCAGAACCCGAGAGCGTGCGCATTCCAACCAAGCAACCCATCGCATGAGCCGCGCCCCTCGCCTGCATCCCGACGGAAAGACGCGTTGCCCCTGGCCCGGCGAAGATCCGCTATATGTCGCCTATCACGACACCGAATGGGGCGTGCCGGAATATGACGACCGCGCGCTCTATGAGAAGCTGATCCTCGACGGTTTCCAGGCCGGCCTGTCCTGGATCACGATCCTGCGCAAGCGCGACAATTTCCGCAAAGCCTTCGACGATTTCCAGCCAGAGAAGATCGCGCGCTACAACGAGAAGAAGGTGCATGCGCTGATGAACGACGCCGGCATCGTGCGCAACAAGGCCAAGATCGACGGCACGATCCTGAGCGCGAAGTCGTATCTCGGTATCATGGAGAAGGGACCCGGCTTCTCGAAGCTGCTGTGGGACTTCATGGACGGGAAGCCCAAGGTCAACCATTTCAAGACCACCGCGAGCGTGCCGGCCTCGACGCCGCTGTCCGTGCAGATCTCCAAGGAGCTGTCCTCGCGCGGCTTCAAGTTCGTCGGCCCGACCATCGTCTATGCCTTCATGCAGGCGACGGGCATGGTCAACGACCATCTCGTCGACTGCCATTGCCACGCGACCTGCGGCAAGACGCAGCGCAAGCCGCGCCTTAGGGACAAATGACGGCGAAGAAGACCGCGCACGATGCGCAGTCCCGCGCCTGGCAGCGCATGCTGTCCGGCCGGCGGCTCGACCTGCTCGACCCCTCTCCGCTCGATATCGAGATCGCCGACATCGCACATGGCTTGGCGCGGGTGGCGCGCTGGAACGGGCAGACGACAGGCGCACATATCTTCTCGGTCGCGCAGCACACGTTGCTGGTGGAAACCGTGATGCGGCACGAGATGCCGGGCGTCGATCAGCGCATGCGGCTTGCGGCGCTGCTGCACGATGCGCCCGAATATGTGATCGGCGACATGATCTCTCCGTTCAAGGCGGTGCTCGATGGCCATTACAAGGCGGTCGAGAAACGCCTGCTCGGCGCCATCCATATCCGCTTCGGCCTGCCGCCGGAGCTGCCGGACGAGATCACGCAGGCCATCAAGGCCGCCGATCGCGGCGCGGCCTATCTGGAAGCGACCGAGCTTGCCGGCTTCAGCGAGAGCGAGGCGCGGCGCCTGTTCGGCAAGGATCCCGACCTCTCCGACAGCGTTCGGCGCGACTACCTCACGCCCTGGACCGCGGCGCGGGCCGAAAAGCAGTTTCTGGAGCGGTTCGGCGCGGTGTTCGCGTAGCATCATTCCTTCGTTGCCCCGTAGGGTTGGCAAAGGCGCTCTTGCGCCGTGCCCACCAACTTTTCCTAATTGCGACGAAAGTGGTGGGCACGCTTCGCTTTGCCCACCCTACGATCGCTCGCTATAATCCGCGGCAAAAAGGTCCACCATGATCCACGTCTGTTCCCTCGCCGCGCTTCCCGAAACTGTCCGCCTCACCAAGGCCAGCCACGTGCTGACCGTGATGGCCAATGTCGAGCAGGTGGCGCGGCCGGTGTCGGTGTTGCCGGCCAACCATCTCAAGGTGTCGATGGACGACATCACCGAGGAGATGGACGGCTTCGTCGCGCCGTCCGAGACGCATATCGAGCAGGTGCTGAATTTCGTGCGCGGCTGGGATCGCTCTGCGCCGCTGGTGGTGCATTGCTACGCCGGCATCAGCCGCTCCACCGCGAGCGCGTTTGCAGCGGTGTGCGCACTCAACCCGAATCGTGACGAGATCGAGATCGCCCGCAAGATCCGCGCAGCCTCGCCGATCGCCTCGCCGAACCGGCGCATCGTCAGCCTCGCCGATCGGGCATTGGGACGCAACGGCCGGATGCTGCGCGCGCTCGACGAGATGGGCCCGGGCGCGATGATGGTCGAGGGCCACCCCTTCGTGATCGAGCTCGAATGACCGCTGCGCGCCACAGCACAGGTGCGCCCCCTCTCCCGCTTGCGGGAGAGGGCTGGGGAGAGGGTCTCTCCGCAACGGGACAGTCCCCTAGAGGAGAAAGCGCTCTCCCGGCGCTACGCGCCGACCTCTCCCGCAAGCGGGAGAGGTTGCAGCGAACCTGCGGAGAGCTCGCCGCGATCAACCGGCATATCTTTCTCGCAACATCCGCGACCATCATCGCATGAGCGAGACGCTGCTGACGCCGATCGAAATTGGCCTCACGGCCGCGATCGTCGCGATCGAGGACCACGAGCCGCTGATCCTCGCCGCTCGCGGCAGTGACGGGCTTGCCGGCTTGCCGTTCGGCCCGTTCGATGCGCTGGCCCATCGCACCTTCGAGATCGGCCTGCGCGCCTGGGTCGAGGAGCAGACCGGGCTGCGTCTCGGCTACGTCGAGCAGCTCTACACGTTCGGCGATCGCGGCCGTCATGCCGAGGCCGGCGACACCGGCGCGCACATGGTCTCGATCGGCTATCTCGCGTTGACGCGTGCCACCGGCGGCGAGCTCGCAGCGACCAGCGCCAGCTTCGAGCCATGGTACCGCTTCTTCCCCTGGGAGGACTGGCGCCAGGA comes from Bradyrhizobium sp. CCGE-LA001 and encodes:
- a CDS encoding CaiB/BaiF CoA transferase family protein, producing MTRPFEGVKILDFTQVLAGPYASYQLALLGADVIKVERREGEDMRRTPLSREWAERGLAPAFQAVNGNKRSLTLDLQKPEAIAIVKKLAAQVDVVMENFRPGVMDKLGIGYEALSAINPKLIYCAVSGFGQTGRDRLRPGYDGKMQALSGIMAITGHPETGPTRAGFAVCDVLSGATAAFGVSSALYQRDRTGKGQLIDVSMLEATLAFLSGQIADWSVAGHRQQLSGNQAVSRRTTANLFKCGDGHILLAVNNEKQYRALMSTLGREDTLTDPRFADWFSRNENEPALRAIIEEALAAKPAREWETILEDAGAPCASIWKVEEVIDHPQIAARGAIQELDTPYGRLRFAGSGFKLAHGGGRLDRMAPELGADTDAVLGELGLDAAEIAELRAREIV
- a CDS encoding cupredoxin domain-containing protein — protein: MRPGRLAATALAVVFLSMTLPAHAATIEITMENLVISPAEVTAKVGDTISWINKDVFAHTATAKNGDFDVTLPEKKSATSVLKKAGMVEYYCRYHPNMKATLKVEP
- a CDS encoding SOS response-associated peptidase encodes the protein MCGRFVITSAPAALRQLFGYVEQPNFPPRYNVAPTQPIPVVWIENSARHFRLMRWGLLPTWVKDPRGFTLLINARSETILEKPAFKKAIRRRRGLIPADGYYEWKTEGGRKQPFFIHRADGAPIGFAAVFETWMGPNGEELDTVAIVTAAAGEDLAALHDRVPVTISPRDFERWLDSRGDEVDAILPLLTAPRIGEFAWHPVSTRVNRVANDDEQLVLPISAEEMEAEAEAAKPKKVVRKVAANSADDGQGSLF
- a CDS encoding DUF4142 domain-containing protein, which produces MFTRWSAAIAAAILLSSPALLRGANAADKPTDPQIAHIAYTAGVIDINAAKQAQKKAKNKDVKAFAEDMLRDHEAVNKQALALVKKLNVTPEDNDTSKALSKQASDKLAELDKLDGAAFDKAYVANEIAYHKAVNGALETQLIPSASNAELKSLLQTGLKIFQGHQQHAEHVAAELK
- a CDS encoding TIGR02301 family protein gives rise to the protein MFTRFLAIFALILACACVPARAQGVAAPFDGDLQRLAEILGGLHYLRGICGSNEGNKWRNEMQALIDAETPSGERRSRMIAGFNRGYNGFQQTYRSCTPAATVAIRRYIEEGSKISRDLTARYAN
- a CDS encoding glycine/sarcosine/betaine reductase selenoprotein B family protein — its product is MSAPRDDEFGFAPDYDAPVPYMQRTRDYYAAIGYTTPYRWAHYTEAPFQPLKKPLSQSRVTIITTAAPFDPAKGDQGPGAAYNGAAKFYQVYDGDTSKSHDLRISHIGYDRKHTAATDNGTWFPLPQLLKASAAGRIGEVAPRFFGAPTNRSHRVTLDTDAPEILARCLADKVDVAVLVPNCPVCHQTTALVARHLERNGIATVIMGCAKDIIEHAAVPRFLFSDFPLGNSAGKPHDIASQAQTLELALKLLESASGPQTTMQSPLRWSEDASWKLDYNNVAQLSPEELARRRSEFDKQKEIARGNRAA
- a CDS encoding RNA polymerase sigma factor, giving the protein MQRTVAGLSADARTPEAELIDRARSRDEAALREIMQANNRRLYRLARGILRSDSEAEDVVQETYVRAFTHLDGFRGESGLSTWLSRIAINEALGRARSAKPQVEFDSVSEAALEAQIIKFPVSPAGDPERTMAQREIQRVVERAIDELPDVFRMVFVARVMEGMNIEETADLLGVKPETVKTRLHRARTMLRENVEKEIGPVMMDAFPFAGWRCERLTASVLKRLGIGG
- a CDS encoding sulfurtransferase, whose amino-acid sequence is MTMPSPLITTEQLAAILGDPNLRLYDCTTYNEPVPPGSDVPYRAVPGDKTFAAGHVPGADFLDLQGEFSDTSAEQFFMMPDVAQLEAAFGRHGLDAGKIIVLYSIGTMMWSTRFWWMLRSLGVDARVLDGGFDKWKAEGRPVETGAPKGYPATTFKATPRPGFFVDKNIVKARIGDPATVIVNALGPQFHQGLEPSRYGRPGRVPGSINVPAATLTNADKTLTTLADAAAKFAAQGVTRDKNVILYCGGGISATIDLLLLTQLGYDRLTLYDASMGEWARDPALPIEAD
- a CDS encoding NUDIX hydrolase, yielding MVSAVQPSHPQIAVSAAIFRDGKVLLTRRARSPAKGFYSLPGGRVEFGESLHQALLREVDEETGLAIDIVGLAGWREVLPASAGAGHYLIMSFAARWVAKEPALNDELDDYRWIAPDALAGLGDLKLTGGLEEVIQSAARLIGP
- a CDS encoding dihydroorotase, which translates into the protein MTQRFDVILKGGTVVNQDGEGVRDIGISNGHIAELGPLSQGSAAEVVDCKGLHILPGVMDTQVHFREPGLEQKEDLETGSRSAVMGGVTAVFEMPNTSPLTVTETTFTDKVKRAHHRMHCDFAFFIGGTRENVQDLPVLERAPGCAGVKVFIGSSTGALLVEDDESLRRIFQVIRRRAAFHAEDEYRLNDRKSLRIEGDARSHPVWRDETAALMATQRLVKLAHETGKRIHVLHVSTKEEIEFLRDHKDVASCEATPHHLTLVAPECYERLGTLAQMNPPVRGADHRAGIWRGIEQGIIDVLGSDHAPHTLEEKSKTYPASPSGMTGVQTLVPVMLDHVNAGRLSLARFVDLTSAGPARLYNMACKGRIAAGYDADFTIVDLKRSETITNKWVASKAGWTPYDGVRVTGWPVGTFIRGRRVMWQGELVTPSQGEPVRFLETLKQ
- the ygfZ gene encoding CAF17-like 4Fe-4S cluster assembly/insertion protein YgfZ — its product is MKSAFLPDRGVVKVAGEDARNFLNGLITTDLDRLKPGLGRFGALLTPQGKIVVDFLITEVPAGHGGGFLIDCPKALAETFATKLKFYKLRAKVTVENLSDSLGVLAAWGGPLAAQPDLAFADPRNGELGYRILIPEDLGQKLSDLIGAELVEATEYESHRIALGVPRGGLDFMYGDAFPHETNMDRLAGVDFDKGCYVGQEVVSRMQHRGTARTRSVKVLLDGPSPEAGATILAGDKQVGTIGSTAGGKGIALVRIDRVADALDAGQPLTAGGLELTLAEPESVRIPTKQPIA